From one Lolium rigidum isolate FL_2022 chromosome 4, APGP_CSIRO_Lrig_0.1, whole genome shotgun sequence genomic stretch:
- the LOC124647793 gene encoding uncharacterized protein LOC124647793, producing MPAPDGYDLRQGGVEGPSSLHIAIPPHAPTPPPICPSSPPPPPPVPPLSFRHLSPCARWSAWVAAALADPGFAPVLHSTAIHDAVAASTAAVIPDRDALSALLSLWHPDSHTFRLPAGPATFSLEDALVLAGLPPSGAPLDRPLTPTEEDVRIRLLVEKEKIKELHPCARKARRVSAEHWLEWFDTRIRPGEDDELRLLGFLAYWLAFFVTPRLNPKGSELPDCVFALAARLSLGERIALGPAVVSNLYAEMDRIATSGVAEGASGRVDVWAPLWLLQVWMWERYDCLRPPELRAPEFPVSSVRALYWTRRRRKTTREESLRVLQEEDCFEWRPYARNSLKWTEPEWFSNETVLVSSRGKDKPEWFEDYVAIITQAVLNGVYGDGIGTSTMYNPHVVARQFGYDQDAPFPIVHGFKSKGIKVWVPGICRRGAASKEYVAWLNGQFVRPQEADQYVRSEVAHEENSASSSPLNEDTGNLVGTGKKKKRDKLPENGGMNKKSKVSVSDSDDECIVIESHDKKCEVIDLDDDQEQSICDPEDNDRKLVLELEEFVRCGLFSQWEESSDEDEGGGRKQQKSKNSNIDPYAEAAMREYPLFFELIPQRPHYRGLVNSDDTLRDMACSGMWFLLVGLAREVLRTSWDTDASEVTYLMQKARQLEQNGFNVKHFIARLKEPQTRLRRLQDSMARLEDARTKEQESKGVKSLSSHLSKLKHNILTMERHLDEKKQARRASVHNESSEGIDLLEKEVEAAEKSFQAMKDEVAAMRLKDTDI from the coding sequence ATGCCAGCCCCCGATGGCTACGACCTCCGGCAAGGCGGCGTCGAAGGCCCCTCCTCCCTCCACATCGCCATTCCCCCCCACGCCCCAACCCCGCCGCCCATCTGCccttcatcgccgccgccgccgccgcccgtcccGCCCCTCTCCTTCCGCCACCTCTCGCCCTGCGCGCGATGGTCCGCCTGGGTCGCCGCGGCGCTCGCCGACCCCGGCTTCGCGCCCGTGCTCCACTCCACcgccatccacgacgccgtcgcggcCTCCACGGCCGCCGTCATCCCCGACCGCGACGCCCTATCCGCGCTCCTCTCCCTCTGGCACCCGGACTCCCACACCTTCCGCCTCCCCGCCGGGCCCGCCACCTTCTCCCTCGAggacgcgctcgtcctcgccggccTGCCCCCCTCCGGCGCGCCGCTCGACCGGCCCCTCACCCCGACCGAGGAGGACGTCCGCATCCGTCTCCTCGTGGAGAAGGAGAAGATCAAGGAGCTCCACCCGTGCGCTCGCAAGGCCCGGCGCGTGTCCGCGGAGCACTGGCTCGAGTGGTTCGACACCAGGATCCGACCcggggaagacgacgagctgcggCTGCTTGGGTTCCTCGCCTACTGGCTAGCCTTCTTCGTCACCCCCAGGCTAAACCCAAAGGGGTCCGAGCTACCGGACTGCGTGTTTGCGCTCGCCGCGCGGCTCAGTCTTGGCGAGCGCATTGCGCTCGGGCCGGCGGTGGTGTCTAATCTCTACGCCGAGATGGACAGGATTGCTACCTCTGGCGTCGCAGAGGGGGCAAGTGGGCGTGTCGACGTTTGGGCGCCGCTCTGGCTGCTGCAGGTGTGGATGTGGGAGCGCTATGACTGCCTGCGACCGCCCGAGCTGAGAGCGCCGGAGTTCCCCGTCTCCAGCGTCCGGGCACTCTATTggactcggaggaggaggaagaccacaCGAGAGGAGTCTCTACGTGTTCTGCAGGAAGAGGATTGTTTCGAGTGGAGGCCTTACGCTCGCAATTCGCTCAAATGGACCGAACCTGAGTGGTTTAGCAATGAAACTGTTTTGGTCAGCTCCAGAGGTAAGGACAAGCCAGAGTGGTTCGAGGATTACGTTGCAATAATCACACAAGCGGTGCTTAATGGAGTGTACGGTGATGGCATTGGTACTTCCACAATGTACAATCCCCATGTCGTTGCAAGGCAGTTTGGGTATGATCAGGACGCcccctttccaattgtccatggGTTTAAGTCCAAGGGAATCAAGGTGTGGGTACCTGGTATCTGCAGACGCGGGGCAGCTAGCAAGGAATATGTTGCGTGGTTGAATGGACAGTTTGTGAGGCCCCAGGAAGCTGACCAATATGTTAGGTCAGAAGTAGCACACGAGGAAAACTCTGCTAGTTCATCTCCGCTGAATGAAGATACGGGAAATCTTGTAGGTACAGGGAAGAAAAAGAAACGAGATAAACTCCCTGAAAATGGTGGCATGAATAAGAAAAGCAAGGTATCTGTCAGCGACAGTGATGATGAATGCATTGTTATTGAATCACATGATAAGAAATGTGAAGTAATAGACCTCGACGATGATCAGGAACAGAGCATCTGTGATCCTGAAGATAATGATAGGAAACTAGTCCTGGAGCTGGAAGAGTTTGTGCGCTGTGGGCTGTTTTCACAATGGGAGGAAAGCTCTGatgaagatgaaggaggtggaAGAAAGCAACAGAAGTCAAAGAATAGCAACATTGACCCTTATGCTGAAGCAGCCATGAGAGAGTACCCTCTCTTCTTTGAGCTCATTCCCCAGAGACCACATTACAGAGGGTTGGTGAACAGCGATGACACTCTACGAGATATGGCCTGCAGTGGAATGTGGTTTCTGTTGGTTGGCTTGGCTAGAGAGGTCCTCAGGACATCATGGGATACAGATGCTTCAGAGGTTACATATTTGATGCAAAAAGCTCGGCAATTGGAACAAAATGGGTTCAATGTGAAGCATTTCATTGCCCGCCTGAAGGAGCCACAGACCCGACTTAGAAGGCTTCAGGATTCCATGGCAAGGCTTGAGGATGCCCGGACCAAAGAGCAAGAATCAAAAGGTGTTAAATCTCTTTCAAGCCACCTGAGTAAACTGAAACACAATATACTAACAATGGAGAGGCATTTGGACGAAAAAAAGCAAGCTCGTAGAGCATCTGTGCATAATGAGTCGAGTGAAGGAATCGATCTCTTGGAGAAGgaagtagaagccgcagaaaaatcATTTCAGGCAATGAAGGATGAAGTGGCTGCAATGAGACTGAAAGACACAGATATATGA